A window of the Lactuca sativa cultivar Salinas chromosome 5, Lsat_Salinas_v11, whole genome shotgun sequence genome harbors these coding sequences:
- the LOC111884684 gene encoding uncharacterized protein LOC111884684 — MEPNEGLFVLNSETSKKGKIKVVHLVDVPGHSRLRPKLDEYVPRAAGLVFVLDAVDFLPNCRAVSEYLYDILTKSSVVKRKIPLLILCNKVDKVTAHTKEFIRKQLEKEIDKLRTSRKAVSDADISNEFTLGIPGEPF, encoded by the exons ATGGAACCCAATGAGGGTCTTTTTGTCCTCAATTCCGAGACCTCCAAG AAAGGCAAGATTAAGGTTGTTCACCTTGTTGATGTTCCTGGCCACTCACGTTTGCGCCCTAAATTGGACGAATATGTCCCTCGAGCAGCTGGCTTAGTATTTGTTCTAGATGCAGTGGACTTCTTGCCCAATTGTCGTGCTGTTTCAga GTATCTCTATGACATTTTAACAAAATCGAGTGTTGTCAAGAGGAAAATTCCACTTCTTATCCTTTGCAACAAGGTGGATAAAGTCACTGCACATACAAAAGAGTTCATTCGAAAACAACTGGAGAAAGAAAT TGATAAGCTTCGGACATCAAGAAAAGCTGTATCAGATGCGGATATATCTAATGAATTCACACTCGGAATCCCAGGGGAACCCTTTTGA